A window of Eulemur rufifrons isolate Redbay chromosome 18, OSU_ERuf_1, whole genome shotgun sequence genomic DNA:
CTATCTTCCGTAATCAGTATTTTAGGCGTGAGGTTAACTCGTCCGGCAAAATGGAGAAGCTGGACTTAGATTGCTTATAATCTCCGAGAGGtttctttctcagtgttttaAATACTTACAGTTCAAATCGTGTTCGTGAGGTTCTCGAGTATTGCGGAGAAGGGGTGAACTGCCGGAGAAACTGCGTTAGCGCGCTCAAAATGGCGCGCACGGGGAGGGACAAAGAAAGCCCGCGCTTGGGCTGTGGGCCGGAAACAAAGGCGACTTTAGAAGCGGAGAGTGCCTCCCGGCAGAAGCACAACCCTAAAATTGGTGGCGTGTGCATTGTTGCTTTCACTGGATGATTACATGGCTTATCAAAAGCATACTCGAGAAGAGCTTGCCAGTGTTATTTGGTGTAGATACTAATGTATTTATGGACTTCGTCACGAAAACATTAAAAACGTAGAATGATAAACCAGCTAAACTTGTTAGCAACTAGTCATGATAGCGTTTTAAAAAAGTGTCGTTGCAGGCATCAGGATATTTCACCCCACATTAAGCATGCACTGCTAAAAACTCCCACGTGGTATCTCACACCTAACTAAAACTGAATTTCTTAAGATTATACTCaatccagattttaaaaaatcccactTATGCCCTAAATGTCTTAGAGATAAGGTTTGTTTAGTGAAAGATCTAATCATGACTGGTTCTGTCTCAATTCTCTGAATTGAAAAtagtctccttcctcctctcctaccCATTTTTAGACACTGATTTGCTGGAGGTTCTTTGGATTGGCTTGTTTCTTAAtagtattattttacttttctgtacTCTATGTCCTGTAAAGTAGATGTGATTTCTATAGACCTAATTGAAATCAGGTTAATATGCTTATCAGGAACaatttatacatatgtacatacttTTGCGCCATTGGTACATGATATCTGGTTTATGCAAAGATGATAGAACAATTGTTGGTTTACAGTGATAATCCCCTTGTAAAAtcggttttttctttcttttgtccagCAAGTAATCTGTACAGTGATAATTTGAATCCAGGAAAATCAACATTGTTATTTTgaatttgcctttttttattaAGGTGGACTTGTGCATAACTATGAAAAGAATCAGATATTATTGGAAGTAAGGCATTGGTTTGAGGAGAAGAACTAATATGAGGATGttaatttaacaacaaaaaaattgaccACATaaactatgtgccagtcactgttttCTGCTCTGGGAATTATAACAATGAACAATAATGAacaatatttctatatttatggaGTTTACATTTACTGGGCATGGGTGCACAAACAAAACAGGTAAAATATAGTGTGTCAGATAGTACTGAGTGCCATGAAGATCACTAAAGCAGGAAAAGGCATAAGATGTGGAGGGAAGagatgatgtttttaaattatgtgatCATGGAAAGCTGTACTGATACAGTGATGGTTGGAGAAAAAGGACATTGAGCAAGTGAGGGAGTATTCCAAATAGAAGACCAAGTAGGAAAGCCTGGAGATAGCAAGGAGGTATTGTGGCTGGGCAAAGGGACACGGGGTGGAGAGGAAAAGGGCTAAGGTCTGAGAGGCATTTCCTATATGTCCTTGTAGGCCAATGTAACTACTTTGGCCTTTACTCTTAGTGAGGTGGGAGCCACTGTAGGGTTTTTAGCAAAGGACTAATATgatctgatttgtattttaaaatgagctaTCAGAATGTTTGATGGAGAATAGACTGATGGGGCCAAGATAGGAGCAagaagaccagttaggaggctactaCAATAATGCAGGTGAGTGATGACAGTGGCTGGGACCAGTGTGTTAGTGGtggatgctgggaaaactggctggttctgtatatattttgaagagaGGGTTAATAGTTCTTTTCTGAGCTAGTGAATGTAGGGGAtgaaagaaatagacaatttatGGATAATTCCAATGATTTTAGCCAAAGGAACTGGAATGGAAATGTCAGTTGCTAAAATGGGGAAGAATATGGGAGGAACAAGTTTTGGAGAGAATTTCAGGCTTAGTTTTGGACATTCAGAGAGAGTTTTAGATGCCTGCTGCATATCTAAGAGGAAGATATGAAATAAGCAGTTGAATATATGAGTCTAGAATTTATGGAAGAGGTCTGGCTGCAAACATATTTGAGAGTCCTCAGACTATAACTGCCATGAGAGTAAAAACACCACAAGATGAAATGACATCCCTTAGGAAAGAGGGATGATAACGAAGAGAAGCAGTTCAATGACTGAGCCCTAGGTCAGAGAAATAAGGAGTGTTTGCTGTGTATAGATGATATGTGTATTCCTAACTTACAGTTTCACAAGTGCTTTCTCCAGtaattctctctgtctcttgtaGTTCTCAgaacaaacagaataaaaattattcctattttaccgATGTGGAAAACTGCCCTCAGTAATAAGAGTTTACAATAAAATTGGAATTCTCATTGAAATAATCTATTAAAGTTAGAGCCATGGGGAAATCACTTGGGGTACTCAGTGATACATATTCACACCCTTTCTCCAAAATGCACCTACTCTCCTCACATATTTTGCATGTAATTCCAGTTCCCAGGCCTCCTGTGGCCTCTCAAGCCTATCTGTGGAACTTAGCTAAAGAGCTCTATATCCTATGCTACCTTTTCTCCTCCTTTAGCTTGGCTTCACTCTGAGAAGACGGACCTGGAGAATGAAAATCTCTGTGTGATTCTGTTGAATTGACGTTTCCTTGTTCCCTGTATAGAGATACTGTCTATATGTTGATGATTTGGAAATTAAATCATCAGCCCACAGATTCCTCTTGAACTTCAGACTCAGAGACCCTGCCACCTACTTAACATCTTTACTTGAAAGTCCAATTAATACCCACTTCCAACTTAAACAGGCCTCAAGCAGAATTTCTCGCATTATGTCTGCAAAAATAACTTCTCTCATCATCTTGAAATTGGTGAATGGCATTTCTACCCCTTCGTTTGgagtcatttttacttttctacatccaatccatcagcaagtccTATCAGCTCTACCTTGAAAAGACAAACAGACTGCAaccatttctcattttctctttctcactgttACGGCTCTGGTCAAGCCACTGCCATCTCTTGCCTTTATGATTGTAGCACCCTATTACTTCAGCAGCCTGATGGACTACAATAAAGGGCAGATCAGATCAGGTCACTCCCCTGCATAAAAACCTCTAACGGCCTTCATTTTGCTCAAAGGAAAATCTGAAGTCCTTTCAGTGGCTACAaggccccactccctgccccttgTTAGCTCTTTGGCCTCAAATCTCActattcttcctctccttcctagCCCAGCTTCACTAGCCACTCGAACTTGCTTGAAGGATGTATCTCTCTCAGGGCCTATGTATTGATAGTTCCCTTTGCTTGGGTCACTCAGCTTCCAGATCTCTGTGGGTATTGCTTTCTCACTTCCTTCTGGTTTATATTCAATATCATCCTTTTGGTGAAGCTATGACCACACTGTTAGCATTATACCCCATCCACAcctccctgctttattttccccTGCAACCTATTTGGAGAGACAAAACATGCCCCCATGAAAGTGAAGCAggaatggaatactatataggaTGTCACAAAGAGTATAATTCATGTCAGTATTGAAAGCGATAGTTGATGTTTGGACAAGTGGCTTGGTGCCAGATTTTGGAGCCCTGTTAGGCCAATGACAGGAATGTGCACTTTAGACAACAGAGAACTATGCAAAATTCCCCATGCCCCCACTGATTTTGATTTCTCTCAACTTTTACAAAACCAGGTCTTGCACTGAGCATATTAAACTTCAATTATGTGTTTAATATATCTGAACAAGTGCCTAGATGAATATGgataaaatgaatacaaatataaatgaatttacaattgataaaatgaaatacttcagTGTACATGTGaagtatttcctttttctggtagaatatttcaagaaaaatcctttaaaaaacaaGTCTGATATATTAGCAGCAATTTTTGTATAATACCCTACTTGTCTTTTCTGGGCATCTACAGACTTTGGGGTaaaaggggtaattctgtttctTATAGCCAAATTTCTAATACAAGCAACATTTAAAAGCTTATggaatttctgtctttttatgaAAGATGAAGTGACTTTTTGACtaatatatttgtatgttattgtttcttcacttttaaaCTTATAATTCTAGATATTATACAATAATATAGTAAATTCATATACAAGTTATAAAGGTTAATATTATGACCATGTCTAACCCCAATGGCCAACCGGATATGACAAATATTGCCAATAACCACTTTGACAtaatctcccttcctcctgctaCTCCTCCCAAAGGTAACCATGGCCCTGAATTATGTCATTTCCTTGCCTTAAAATCCCTTACGTTTTTCTGGCCCTTATAGTCACATTGCCCTATTTTGCTTCACTCTCCCATTTGATCCTCTTTGATGTCACTAGGACagtattttataaacaagaaCATATGCTTTGTGTCACATGAATTATTAGGCGGTTCACAAATAATTCTTAGTCTATTTTTTCCTCTATGCTAGGAAacctttctcttgccttattttttaatttcttactaaagaattgtatcttttttttttttttttgagacagagtctcactttgttgcccgggctagagtgagtgccgtggcgtcagcctagctcacagcaacctcaaactcctgggcttaagcgatcctaccgcctcagcctcccgagtagctgggactacaggcacgtgccaccatgcccggctaatttttttctatatatatttttagctgtccagataatttctttctatttttcgtagagacgggggtctcgctcttgctcaggctggtctcaaacccctgatcttgagcaatccacccgcctcggcctcccagagcgctaggattacaggcctgagccaccgcgcccggccaagaattgtATCTTAAGATCATCCTATGCATTTTTTGTATACCAAACCTAGCTAGCATAATCCCTGGTACATAGTGCTCAATAAttgaattacttttatttttcttaacatagGACAGGGTGACTTGGAGAGAAAAGGGCTAGAGGGAGAACTTAACCTATTTCTTAACCACACCATTGGGAATTTTGGAGAGAGCCAAATAAAGTTCTTTTCAGAGGAGTTGATCCTTTTACCAAAAAGAATGTATCAGCACTGTTAACCTTTTGGTATTGAGCCtctagtcatttctttttttttcctttccccataactatattatgaatataatataatataaagatatataaatgagAATACGCTATTTAGCAATTTGCTCTCCTCCTATACTATCCCatgaacatattttatgttttttttctatcacattttttttaaacagctgcatagtatttcattatggATAAAACCTATTTTAAGCCAAATTCATACTCTTCAACATTTacatttccagtttttagctaaaataaatagaaatatgggaaatattaaaagaaatttagaagtTAGAATCAATAGGActtcatatattataaaatgtatgcaGAAAAGGAAGGCTAATAGTAAGGATGGGAACTAGATTTTAAATTGGATGAGTAAGTTGAGCTGGAGGCAGTATAATGAGGCCAGTCTTGGTCTTGCTGAGTGTGAGAGGCCTGTGGAATACTTAACTCTTGTAGTGTTTAGAAGCTGAATCACCATACTTGTTATGGGCTAAATTatgtcttcctccctctctccccaaatCCATATGATGAAGTCCTAACACCCAGTACCTgcaaatgtgactgtatttggagataggctCTTTAAGGATATAAAATGAAGTTATTGGGGTGGATCCTAATCCAATCttactgatgtccttataagaaaaggggATTAGGACGCAGACACACAGAGTGGAAAGGTTATGTGACAATAGAGGgaaaagacagccatctacaagccaaggagagaggccgcagaagaaatcaaccctggTCACAGGGTTGATCTTGGACTCTTAGCCTCTCTTTaattgtgagaaaattaatttgtttaagccacccagtttgtggtactttgttaaggCAGTTCTAGCACTTGAATatacttctcaaatattttcattctgcaattatttttctctggagTTTTTTCAATGTTATGCCTACTTCTCTGCCCTTGATAGACAAATATGCACACTAATGAATGTTGTAGGGGAGAAATTTATCTTTTCCTCCTGCCCATCTTTGGTTCATTGGCTGCAGCTTCTGTAACAAAAGCCAGATTAACAACAGAAGAgcatacatatttaatatgtttcATATGATATTggagccttcataaggaaataaagaccTGAAGGAGTTAAATCCCAGTGTTTTTACACTAGGTTTGATGGAGAATGGAGAATTGTGCAGAAATATAATAGGACAAAAAGAAGAGTATGAGCTAAGGGTAGCAAGGAGAAACCTAGGAAGGCCAATTTGTTCAGTTTCCTCTCAGACTCTGCAGATCTcacatgagggtcttatgacttgcttcaggggagaagcatgggggaaggtcagagagaccttcttgcacatgctgtttctcaaattccttctctttaaaatattcaatatgtcAAGATGGCATATTTGGGTTAGTGTGTTCTGAACTCCATCAATATATATACACTGCTGAGGGTAGATGAGAGACTGACTTGTTTTCTGGTCCTTTTCAGAAATGATTTACTgtagaaatgacaaatattaatacaaaagtaGCAGCTCCTAGAATCAGAGCCTAAAGATGATGCTACCTCTACTTGGGGGTGAGATAGTGTTCCTCAGCTTTTCAGGCGCAGGAATTTACACATAATTGGTGCCTTTTAGAGTGACCAGTATCTCAGGGATAGAATGGTTTTAGGCTAGCTTGGCTCTCATCAGTCAGCCAATTTCCCCCAATTAAAGAAAATACCCAGTTGCAGAACTTCATCTTGTtatagcaagtgttacagcgggtggtccccAGGACAAACCGAGCCGTAcacggagagttggagaatcaaggtttatttattcgctggcaggctcagaggggtctcgccaccaaattctgagccccgtctgcccgatttttctcacttttattaagttggggtgtgGTCTCAAATGGttaaggtaataggttagttgatgggtCAGgcaataggttagtattatgctgatgcggatCTTCTGTGAGGGGTGGAAGGGGGgtgtctcaggtggctgatgggggttttccttatcaatctAAAAAATGGTTCTGATTTGGAGACATATGAGGGAAACCTAAtacataaatgaaggaaaaaatgaatataggAAGGTTAGCAAAGGAAGCAGGAagcatgggaagaaaaaaaaattactatgcaATTCTTATGTAAATTTCTAGGTTTCCTTTTTTACAACTCAACATATTGGACCATTAAATGAGGTAGCCCTAGTTCTAGTGAGGGCATGGAAAATATGACACATGTTGCTTGAATTGGCAAGCAGAGACAGGGAAGTCTAACTACCACAGGCACTAGGATTTCCTCAAAACACAAGAGTAAAGAGATGGTTCTAAATAGATGATGAGCCTGTTAGTACACTGCCAGACAAGGAAGACCAATTAGTATCAAATACTAGTGGACTTGGAGGTCTGCTACCTTATTTAAGACCTCAGGATTCTGGGCTTCCTATGTGGGCAGGACCAAGGACATCTCCCCTATGGCTTCAAGCAGAGGCTTTAGCCACTGCTAATATTTTTGGGAACATCCTTTGTGTAGGCATCATCCTACTATATTTAGCTATGTTCTTTTATTGGTCATACCAGCAATGTCATGTGGTAGTTACTAATTATTATTACCATGTAGAAGTAAGGGAATACTCAGAGGAATTTACATAATTTGGCTACACTCAGGATTGAAACAGGCAATCAGGACTAGATCACGTCCTGAGGGATTTACCTCccaccctttttattttttatttttatttatttttttgggacagggtctcgttctgtcccccggggctacagtacagtggtttcatcatagctcactacaacctccaactcctgggctcaggcaaagcctcctgcctcagcctcccgggtagctgggattacagggaggTGCCACCACGGCCTGGCCCGGATTTACACCTAAACCAtgcttgaatatttcttttcatgaatacattattttaaaatgtatttaaaatcagCTTTGGAGAGCAAGAAATGAATGCCTAATTGTATATGGGGTTTACAAAATTTTCCTCACAATCATCATTACAAAATTGGGTCACTTATTTAAAGTTCACAGCACTATGCTCTGCAGGCATTTGCAGATAAAGACAtgtagtttataaataaaaaaatgagattttagaCATCAGTTTACATTGCTAATGCCCATGGTTTTCTTTTCCAATGAAAAGTTAAACTTGCTGCCAGTTGATCTTTAGGGCCCAAAAGtcacgattttttttttcttttgtaaagaaacTTTTGCTGATGTAAGGAATTTGCTGCACAACTTAAAATATGTGTAACTCTTGACCATTTCTACTTTTCTCTTATTCCAAATGAGCCTATATTTCTCTACTCCTATGATTGCAACTAGCCTACTGCTTGGGACAAACAAATAGTATAGAAATAGTACTTAGAATAAGATGGATGGGATTCAGatctcagttttatttatttctgtgtaaGGGTTTAGTTAACCTTAATTCCTTGGGTCATTCACATGTAAAGCAGGAGATTCCATTTCACAGGAGGTGATTGTAGTATAAAATCAACGTCATATGCATGCTAAGGACTCTCACACAAATGTTAATTGCTTGTTACCCTCCTCTCTTAAAACGGGATTTCAGGGAACAAAGAAGTAGCTGTGGGCAAGGACGGTCCAGGACACGGAGGAGGAAGTGTAGAGAGAACTCCAGGAGTTCTTGGAGCCTAAAAGAGGCAGATAGAAGTAGATCCCTGTGTCTCCACACCTCCCAGGAATCATGGTTGTTGAATTATGTAGCACtaaaactttcatttctttcctccctcctcatgCTAATCTTGTTGCCTGTTCTACCTCTTAAACCTCAGTAAGTTCAGCCAGGTCGAAAACTCTACTGGATAACAGAACAGAGTTCCTGATTTTGCCAAGAGGTAATATGTAACTACATGAAATAATCCAAGGATATACTCAGTGGACAAATTTGTAGAGATGTTAGTGGATTTGCAACGACGGTGGTATGAGAAACTGGTAGAGACCTGTGATTTAGAAATGCAACCAGCGAGGTGATACTGCTGTATCAGTGTAGCACTAGCCATTCACAAGCTAACAGCAAATTACAAAACGAAGTAGTTTCGTTTCCTCAATTCTTACTCTATTTTCGACTTTTGTTTAGATTTAGAACCACCCAAAACCCCAGATTTCCATTCACTTACTCCCGATCAAGGGCAATAGGATTATGACAAagtgaaagtaaaaatgaaaacaaacttcaAACCTCTCCTCTCCGGGTGTGGGGTAAGGGGTTGTGGTTATTGTTGGAAAACAACCTACAACAGTGCACACTTTTCCTTTTACGCATTTATTCTTTGGTAGGCCTCTATAGAATAAGAAATATGTCCCAgtatttttaaacctttaatCCACGTGTTGCCCTATCCACTTTACAAACCTAGAGAATTACAGATCTTTAAAAGACAATATGAGTGGCTCTTAGAAGAGCCTTTGCGTCACTGGCATCTTTTCTCACACACAAATTCATTTGGAGCTGGTATACTTAGTGACAGCCTTGGTGCCCTCGGACACGGCGTGCTTGGCCAGCTCTCCCGGCAGCAGCAGGCGCACGGCAGTCTGGATCTCCCGGGAGGTGATGGTCGAGCGCTTGTTGTACTGCGCCAGGCGAGAGGCCTCCCCCGCGATGCGCTCGAAGATGTCGTTGACAAAAGAGTTCATGATGCCCATGGCCTTAGAGGAGATTCCGGTGTCGGGGTGGACCTGCTTCAGCACCTTGTACACGTACACGGAGTAGCTCTCCTTGCGGCTGCGCTTGCGCTTCTTGCCGTCCTTCTTTTGGGCCTTGGTCACCGCCTTCTTGGAGCCCTTTTTCGGAGCAGGAGCGGACTTAGCTGGCTCAGGCATTTCAAAGCTGCACTTTCACCTTCCCGAAACgaaatgaaaatgtgagaaaaagcaaatgcttttattatttgtttggtGCGTATGCAAATTAGGAGTTCTGGGTTACAGTTTCTGATTGGCTCTTTTAGTATCTGAATACCGATAGGCTATTTCTGAATTCCTAGCTCTCATTGGCTCTTCCCAAACCTCAACCTTAAATGACCAGACTATTGAACTAAAATGACTTTAAATAAATTAGAAGcgatgttttttttcttcttttcctaacaCCTGTTTTTCCATTGGTTGAAATTGGTGTTCGGACAATACCATGCGCTATTTTACCAAACTGCCGCAAAATATAATATTCCAGCTGCTTGCGCTTTACTAGTAACAATTTACCGTTTCCTCTACAATTATTTCAGTACTTCGCTATGTCTGGAcgtggagagaagggaggaaaggctCGCGCCAAGGCTAAAACTCACTCCCCCGGCCCCACCTCACATCTAGTAGGTCACAATTAGCATCTTCCAAGACCTTCAAGTGGTTCTTTATGGACATTACAGCTTGAGATTTGCGGAATTAGAATCGTAGAAAATTAACTCCCTTGGATCCCAGATTTTAACAAAGAGAAGAGGGGATTCAAAGGTGAATCAGTTCGTCCAATCAGAATCTTCAGTACTTCTCCAATCAGCTAATGACTCTTCAGCCAATGGTTTCATTGCGCGGGGCTTTTCAAAATCAACAAGGCCAATCAGAATGTTTTTGAGTATATATAAAGGCAACCTCTTCTAGTTTCGTTGCTAAGGCTGTGGTCTTCCTTGCACTCGTTCTAAGATGGCGCGCACGAAGCAGACAGCGCGCAAGTCCACTGGCGGCAAAGCGCCGCGCAAGCAGCTCGCTACCAAGGCAGCTCGTAAGAGCGCCCCGGCCACCGGCGGTGTAAAGAAGCCCCATCGCTACCGGCCCGGCACGGTGGCCCTGCGCGAGATCCGCCGCTACCAGAAATCGACGGAGCTGCTGATCCGCAAGCTGCCTTTCCAGCGTCTGGTTCGTGAGATCGCGCAGGACTTCAAGACCGACCTGCGCTTCCAGAGCTCGGCGGTGATGGCGCTGCAGGAGGCCTGCGAGGCCTACTTGGTGGGCTTGTTCGAGGACACCAACCTCTGCGCCATCCACGCCAAGCGCGTTACTATAATGCCTAAGGATATCCAGCTCGCGCGCCGCATTCGTGGGGAGAGAGCGTAAAGCTTTCTCAGTAATGATTTTACTCAAAGGCTCTTTTAAGAGCCACCCACTTTTACCTTAAAGTAGCTGTAATTAACTTCAATTCCGTAAGCGTATGTTGCAATTCTGTTTGGGTTTTCGTGTGTTAAGTTTGCTGGATTTGCTTCCTAGCAGTCTCTTGGAAGCTTTAGTCGATTTGAATGTGTTCCTTTTTTTAAGGTGGGTTTGACATTTTCCGCGTGTTGGGTCTGGTAGTGGGATTTATGGGGCAGTAATTACTAATCGTTTTGGGTCATCTGGGTACACAGTATAAAAGTCTACCCACATATGTTGGATTCGGGTCAACAGCATAGGTGTGCATTTGCAGTTTACATCTTAAAATTCTGTTCTCACAGCTTTGGCCATGTCTCAAACCTCAAGTTATTTGCtcatttctatttatgtttaaaaaaggcAGTTTTCAGCTTTAATGTGAAATAAGTTTGTCTTTTGCTGATAGTAGACTTTATATCAAAAATGACACCTCCAAGATTCCTAAATGAATTTATTGGTGGTAGGACCCAAAGCAAATCGATGGCTTCTACACTTGCTACTCTGTGGGCCGCCTACTGGTAGCATGGGcattacctgggagcttgttagaattGTAGATTCTCAGGCCACCCAGggctactgagtcagaatctgcattgcGTTAAGTTTACCTCAGGTGATTCTCATGACCACTGTTAAATCAGTCAGTAGCCTAGGTTGTTTTTGTTTACTGGTGTTTTAGGTTTCATCAGTAAAAACAGACTGCCTGTGAACTCTTACCAGGGTTGAGTTTTTGCAAACTATATGCTTATTTATGtaatagaatggaatattttcttaaaaaagtgaGCACAGCAAGAAGCCCCTAAGATAGTTTGATTTCATTAAAG
This region includes:
- the LOC138398727 gene encoding histone H2B type 1-C/E/F/G/I-like produces the protein MPEPAKSAPAPKKGSKKAVTKAQKKDGKKRKRSRKESYSVYVYKVLKQVHPDTGISSKAMGIMNSFVNDIFERIAGEASRLAQYNKRSTITSREIQTAVRLLLPGELAKHAVSEGTKAVTKYTSSK
- the LOC138398901 gene encoding histone H3.1; the protein is MARTKQTARKSTGGKAPRKQLATKAARKSAPATGGVKKPHRYRPGTVALREIRRYQKSTELLIRKLPFQRLVREIAQDFKTDLRFQSSAVMALQEACEAYLVGLFEDTNLCAIHAKRVTIMPKDIQLARRIRGERA